A genomic segment from Lutzomyia longipalpis isolate SR_M1_2022 chromosome 3, ASM2433408v1 encodes:
- the LOC129793760 gene encoding protein jim lovell-like, whose amino-acid sequence MNNQQFCIRWNSHLGSLGAAFPQMLAGQRFVDVTLACEGHQVHCHRLVLAACSTYFEALLGENPCKHPIIILPRDIKLWEIQALVDFMYKGEVNVSSAGLPDLIKCAEMLQIRGLCGADAALYLNTVTDAKETQEETPKTDEQYLKSSPDVSPVVDTSEITRLLDTSMDTDGASKSKTDNSQPPSEAPPSCGTIRVISNENLFENYNQLSMGRNDGDIPTIEVEDESEDIMRHLLPPSLKYNSKSMSISVRSGRASSVESCENIICSPNLEDPLRQDDEAINGEDDASSDAEESEDMDLPPLIPFSKGQQTIKQEPPCSPPKAFVLRNPRGNQPRSYNIDALWAALMNVKAGESIYRASQIHKVPRKTLRNWMKRWDIKSSFPMPRQLRQAAEKKRLSRIRSDR is encoded by the exons ATGAATAACCAGCAGTTCTGTATCCGCTGGAACAGCCACCTCGGCAGCCTGGGGGCGGCCTTCCCGCAGATGCTTGCCGGCCAGAGATTTGTGGATGTAACGCTGGCCTGTGAGGGTCATCAGGTGCACTGCCATCGCCTCGTGCTGGCAGCATGCTCCACGTACTTTGAGGCCCTCCTTGGGGAGAATCCCTGCAAGCATCCCATCATCATACTACCGCGAGACATAAAGCTGTGGGAAATTCAGGCACTCGTTGACTTTATGTACAAGGGGGAGGTCAATGTGAGTTCAGCTGGACTTCCGGATCTCATAAAATGCGCCGAAATGCTCCAAATACGGGGACTCTGTGGTGCAGATGCTGCCCTATATCTCAATACAGTGACAGATGCAAAGGAAACGCAAGAGGAGACACCAAAGACAGACGAGCAGTACCTCAAGAGTAGTCCGGATGTATCTCCGGTTGTTGACACCAGTGAAATTACCCGCCTCTTGGACACCTCAATGGACACTGATGGTGCATCCAAGAGTAAAACGG ACAACAGCCAGCCACCATCGGAGGCACCCCCGTCGTGTGGCACAATCCGTGTGATATCGAATGAGAATCTATTTGAAAATTACAATCAACTGTCGATGGGGCGTAACGATGGTGATATACCCACTATTGAGGTGGAAGATGAGTCCGAGGACATTATGAGGCACCTCCTGCCGCCATCACTAAAGTACAACAGCAAGAGTATGTCGATTAGTGTACGTTCTGGGAGGGCATCATCCGTGGAAAGTTGCGAAAATATCATTTGTTCGCCGAATCTCGAGGATCCACTGCGGCAGGATGATGAGGCCATCAATGGAGAAGATGATGCCTCATCTGATGCTGAGGAGAGTGAAGATATGGACTTACCGCCATTAATTCCCTTCTCAAAGGGTCAGCAAACAATTAAGCAGGAGCCCCCATGTTCACCACCAAAGGCTTTTGTTTTGCGCAATCCACGCGGCAATCAGCCACGATCCTACAATATAGACGCCCTCTGGGCAGCACTGATGAATGTCAAAGCTGGTGAATCCATTTACAGAGCTAGTCAGATCCACAAGGTGCCCCGAAAGACGCTACGCAACTGGATGAAGCGCTGGGACATTAAATCCTCTTTCCCAATGCCAAGGCAACTCAGGCAGGCGGCAGAGAAGAAGCGCCTCAGTAGGATTCGGAGTGATCGATAG